GCCTAGACCTTGGCTTCCAAACGCCATTCTCCATTCAAAAGAATCCTGGGGGAAACAACTGATTTAAGGAAAAGGACAAAGGTGCCTGGatgcttttgtcatgaaagaagTATCCAAAGAATGATAGGAAGATGCCAGTTTGAAGGAACTCCCACTGGCCAGATGTAGAGCAATTtgagcatcaaaataaataatactgaTGGATTTTAACCcaccaaataaaatatgaatccacacagatacagaaagaagggaaaactCCTATTTACAATAGAATACCACCTTAGTAAGGTAAGAGTAAAGATGAAATAGGAAATTATCACTTGGTGACCAGTATAGTTATTCAGATAGGAAACACCAATGGATCCTCAGCCTTGTAAGTGAAAGGAGAATGCAGAGCAGTATATTTATATGGTCTTGAAAAACTCAGAGAGACTGAGAAACTGTCCCAAGTCAAGGGAGAACAGAAACATGACAATCTGACCCCAAATTAGATCTTTTTGTTACAGAGTGTCACTGGAGAGCCTGTTGAAATTGGATGGGGTCTCTGAGTGGTATATGAGGATCCCTGGGGCTTTTCTTGagtctgaaattgttttaaaatacacttttttttttttaaagacagagcaggggaagaaaagacaaaaagcatcaatgaatggatgagtcactgagtgaatgaatgaggcaGGAATAtcctctcctttcttcacccATATACCAAACAGGTACAGAGGACTTGGCAGAGGAATCTGGGGTCCCAGAACCAACACCAGAGCCATAGGCGAGAAGGAGCGTGGGTCCCAAAATCACTATTGCACAAGAACTAATCTTTCCTTCTTGGTCAGATACTACTTTGGACTCTGATCAATAAATAAACTTCTATCTTCTTAAGTCACTGAAATgggggatttatttatttttacagtactgaatttgaactcggggtctcagccttgctaggcaggcactttactgtgATTTATCTTTTTCTGCATTATTCTAACTCATCTTGTTCAACAGCCTGCAGAACCTCTCTACCTGATGCCCCACCCCCCAACACTTGTAGCCACCCCATCACTATCCCAGTCAGAAATCCAGACACTAACTGGACCTTCCTCTCTCTGTGCCTTGGCCCCACATCCAGCCACTTCCACCTCTTGTGGGGCTTGACCTTCCCTTATCCACCCATCCCGCCTTAGCTATTTCTCTCTCACCAAGGCCAGTGTAACTGGTTCCTGAAACTGTCTCACTCCTTTCTAATCTTCTACTTAACACTCTGAAAACAAGCGTTTTCaacttccctctcccacctcttgCTACTCTCAACCTGTAACACCCTTCCCACTAACAGTCTACTGGGTATACCTGAACTCTCTTTTGACAGCTTATCACCTGAGTCACCTTGATAAAGCCTTCCTGGTCCCCTCTCTGGGTCTCTGAACATATTCTCCTTAGACAGAACTGCTCTGTTCACTGCGTTAATGGACTGACAAACCAGTCTCCCCAGAATAGCCCAAAGCAACTCAGTATCCACATGCTGGAAtaaatcctcccctccccctgccccaaccaATGAAGGCAAACTGAAGTTGGTAGGACTTctctcacactaactttgccttCTGGACCTAATCTGTAAGAAGAAAGAGTATTTTGTGGTTGCCCAGAGTTGGCACTCAACAAACATGTTAGAAACAAAGCACTCCTGGGCAACACTCTTCTGGCTTGGATTAACCCCCTGCCATGTCCTAGGTGGCATTCAATGGGCTAGAGAAAATCCTCTCAAGGACCCACCTACGTGTGCAGGGCCCTGGGCATACCCCCCTCAGAGCTGGTCTTAGTTCCTGGGGGTTGCTCTGACTTATTACCCTTTCTTGTTTTGGTtctttacagtactggggatggaactccaggcctcacaaatgctaggcaagcactgagctAAATCCCAGCCCTCCTCATTCATCTTTGAACTCCCTAACTCACACCCACCTGGGGCCCAGAGCAGACCTCACCACATCCTAGGCATTCTGTATACATCTGCTACCAGGCCAAGACCTCTACCTTCCAGAACCCACAAGTCCCAGGCAGCAGAGATGGTGTGTACAGCTACTAGGGCCAGCCTGCCAGTAAAGCACCCCATGTGATGAAATGCTACTGAGAAGCAGCATAGAAAGCGCATGTTTCTCTGCCCGGTGCTTGCTTATTCCCAATTGCACCTGAGAAAAAGAAGCTGATACACAGAAGCACAGAGGCTGACCAGTACATTGTGTTTATTCCCAGGCCCTAACCACACATGcttaccccacccccaccccctcaaggTTCCTGAGACTCAGGCTATGGGCTGGAAAATGAAGGCACTGTGTCAGAGTGAAGGCCCAGGCATCCGGGCTTCCAGGGACCCAGCTGCCCATTGATATGGCACAACAGGGAGTTGCTCCTGTCCGCCCCTTGTCTCTGGGCTTCAGAGCAGGGTCACTGTGCTCTGAGCAAGCCTGTCTTCTGCCAGCTCAGACTGCAGAGAGGCATATCAGAGGCTAGGTCCCAGGGAAGCTGCTCAAGGAGACCAGTAGCCATCAGGGGACTAGATGCCCAACCAGGGCTGGACCTGCCTTCCCACATTTGCCTATCAAAACTAGAGCTTTTGTGCAGTTGGACTGGAATCCCCAGAAAGGAAACACACAGCTCAGTCTAGTGCTGGGGGACCGACAGATCAGGGCTCAAGAAAGCACCCCAAAACAGGCTGCCAGCTGGGCCCCACAGTACAGAGAAGTCTGTCCTGGGCCCAGAGCCCACACTGCAGTCAGTGGGTGAAGAAAGGGTGGTGGCCAGCTGAGGCATGTCCTATCTGGAGCTGGACCCCGATCTGATGACTGCCACCACCTCAACATCACTTCCTAATGCATAAAATGGTCCTTCTTCCCCCTCAAAGGGTGACACAGCCTCACAGCTTGCTCCGAGGGGCCTGGGGTAGAGGCCGCTGCAGGCGCCACACCACTCTGACTGGCTCAGTGGCGTGGTCCAGCTCATGGAGGCCACCCAGGTCGCCAGTCTGACTGTAGCGCTGCAGGGCTGGCTGGAGCACTGTGATGGGAATGCTGAAGTTTAGGTGGGGGTAGGTGGCCCCTGTGTTATTGTCGCGGGTGTTGCTGGTGACAATGCCTGTTGAGAAGTCAGAGAACAAAAGACGTGAGCCAGGGGCAGGGAGATGAATGGTGCAGAGAGGAGCCCCTAAGCCTACTGGGGCCTTGAAACCTGCAGTGACAGATGCTAAGCTTTCTGCCATGGACACCTACTCCTCACACTGCCCTCTTCCTGGCCTGTCTCCTGGCCACCATCCAGATCTAACTCTCCAGTTCACTTACTTGATTCTACTTCTTTCCACAAGGGCAGGACCTTATGTCTGTTCATGAAGTCTCCCCAGCaactagaacagtgcctggcacagagtaggccCTCATCAGatacttgctgaatgaataaacaaagtcaGACCCACAGACACGTTTTTTTAAGATAATGTTACACTTACAGAAGCTGTAGCTAAACATCATTTCTGTGTGTCTTTCATTCAGCTTTCCCCATGACAAAATCTGTCATCATGCAATACTTATCAAAACCAAGAAATTACCTTTGGTACAATACTACTGACCAAAGTACAGACCTTGATTGGATTTCATgattttctgttccaggatccccACATTACACTGCCATGTGTTCTTAAATCCCCTCTAATCTGGAGTCAGTTCCTCATGCTTTTCCATCTCTTGTGCCCTTGACACTTTGAGAGGACAAGGAGGTTATTTTGTCAGTGGTCCTCCATGTGGGTTTATACGTGTTTCTCATGATTAGATTGAGTTCTGCATTATTGGGAAGATACCCACAGAAGTGTGTCCTTCATAGTGTATAGTATCAGGAGTCTGATTATCTATACATAatacttggggtttttttggagggcctcactcttgctaggcaggcatgctacctcttaagccactccaccagcccttttttgtgctgggtattttcaacagggtcttgagaactgtttgcctgggctggctttgaacctcaattcttctgagtagctaagattacaggtgtgacctggCCTTTATACataataattgttttgttttgttttttcctggtgCTGAAATGGAACCCCAAGGCCTCAGACATGCTAGgtgagcactttaccactgagccacaaacCTCAGCCCTTACATATAGTACTTGTGATGTTAACCTTGATCATTTGACTAAGCTGGTATCTGCCAGGCTTCTCCACAAAAAATTTAGTATTTCCTTTTATAAGCACTAagtattttggggaaaatattcTGACATTATACAAATATTGCTTCTACCTAACTTTTGCACACCAATCTTAGCACCTGTCCATTTAGATATGTCAGTAGCCAGTGCTAATGTGTTAAGAGTGATTTCCTATTTCCCTTGTTTCTTCTTCTACATTAATTATAATTCTATAAACAAGTTTTCACTTATCTCCATTTCTAAACTTACTCAGTTATTTATATAAGGGTGGACTCATTCACagtcattcttttctttgctaCCTGTTTTGTTGTTGGACCTATCCTCAGAGTAGCTCCTTTGGGTTGACTCTTGATCCTGACAACTTGACATAACCCCATCATTTTTGCCTTTAGCACTTTCTTTCTGGGACAAGATACTCCTGGATCACCTTGGATTCTCTGTGTTCCAGTCCTAGAATCTACCAGTTCTTGGACTCTAGGTATGTAAGTATGCTCACTGCAACTAGAGTGTCACTGCTCTTTGCCTTTCTCAGTGGACAGAACTAAAAGATAcagaatttgtgtgtgtatactaaCTTATGTGTACACATCTATATTTACTTCTGTGTCCACAAATCTGTCAACTAGGATACAGGGGAAAAGTGGATATGGGAAAAATTGTGACAAGTGAATGTTGAATAACAACCACACTGAAGTAGGGGAGAGAAGCTGACCTGAAGTACCTTTAGAAAGCAGTGTTTTGTCTGAACAGTTCTGTTTTGTTGGTtgtctgagacagagtctccctatgtagcccagactggccttgaactctcaatcctcctgcctcagcctcccaagtgctgggattactggtgtataCCACTATTCCCTGCTTTGAttaagcactttttttttaatatggaatgcttcatgaatttgtgtGACATCCATGCACAGAGGCTATATTAATCCTCTCTATATTGTTCCAGTTTTTTGACTAGGTGCTTTAAGGCTAAAACCAAAAACACCTGGGActagagatatagctcagtggtggagtgcttgcctagcatacacaaggccctgggtttgatcttaagcactaagaaggggaaaaaaaagccacatGCACAGGGGCACTCGAGCACTATATTCTACTTGCTAGAGTTGTTGCTCACAGGGGTATAGGTTTGTGTACTAGAGTTGAACAAATAAATAGACTACAGACCTCACTATACaagaaaaaagttagaaataataaaaggtaaaaataatgaAGGTTACCACAAGCCAAGTGATGCTGTACATACAGCCCTACATCCAATTGGATGCAATTTGCTTTGCtaatgaaacagactatttttttttaattttttgggggtgggggaagggttggttttttatgtttgttttcatgctgggatcaaacccagaccctgtgcatactaggcaagtattctatcacTAAGTTATACCTTATCCATCTGGgttttgtgagactggagtttgaacttagggcttcccacttgcaaagaaggtgcactaccacttgagtcacatctccagttcatttagctttgattattttgtaatgaggtcttgagaaatatttgcccagactaTCCTCCAGCAATCCTCAagcctcatgatctcagcctccccagtataggattacaagtgtgagccaccagaccagcacccagctcctagCACtatactgaattaaaaaaaaaaaacaaaactgagttaccaaaaacttaaaaattgaaagaaatttaaccacatatttaaaaaaaagtttgcagcTTCTTGTGACATTTTAGGCCCACTTTCCTTCATGACCACAATCTGCTATAGCTGAGCAATGCCCACCCATTGACCTCCGAGACTGTAGTCTTCTCTTGCTCTTCATTTACTTCACCTGCCAGCTTCTGCGGACTTTTGAGTTTGTGACCGTTGGGTTAATCCAACTCCTGACTTCATAGACCAAACGACATTAAGAGATTTTCCTAAGGTTATGCAGTGGACTGGTGGCAGAGAAGGGCCCAGGGCCCAGGGCCCAGATCTCTCCCCTCCCAGCTCACTGTCCTCCTTTCTACACCTTCAGAGGCAGAACAGCCTGAAAACCTTGGCTAAGTAAATATGGACATAAGATCCACCACATTCCCAGACAGAGGGTCCTCCCAGGCTGGCCACAGAGTATTTGCTGGTGGGATTGAGGCTTTGCAAGGGAAAAGTTGGGAGGGCCATGGAGCTGGTTACCAAGGAGGTCCCCTGAGTGGGTGGAGAAGATGGGTCCCCCACTGGAGCCACTGTGCACAGCACATGTAGTCTGCAGCATCACTGGGGTGTCATCCACCTGCACTACAGCCGACAGGATGCCTGAGGTCACCGAGGGCCCACAGGCCTGGCCGAAGATGCCGAAGCCCACCACACTGACAACCTCACCTgccagggagggaagaagggtaTAGATGGGGACTCCGTTCTGATGTGActcactcccacccccaccttcaCCCCACCTCTTCCAAAGGTCCAACCCCCTCTACCCTTTGAGTTTCTGCTTAGACACTACCTACAAGGAGCCTTTCCCTATATGGCCCCTGCAGGAAGAGGGTGGGAACTCCACCCAGTACACTCCAGCACTCCAGCAACACATGTGCTTAACTGCGCCTTTGGAGCATCAGGCTGGTCTCCAGTCCTTGCTCCTTGCTAGACCTAGCAGTCACTTTTTGGGGTTCCTGTCACACACAAAAGTGCTCATGTTTGTGGGATTAATACTAATCTCCACCAGGGACTGATAAGCCTCTTGGTGAAAGGACATGGTGCTAGTGGCTACAAAGGAGCCCCACCTTCCTTCCCCAAGTGCTTGAAGTACAGGATAGGGCACAGGCTAATGCTGTACAGGCACATCTCACCCAGTCCTCACCATGCCCAGGAGCAAGGTGCAGCAGCCCCATTTGACAGATGTGGAAACCAAGACAGAGTATAGTTAAGTACTCTGTGCAAGGGCAGCAGAGGAGTGATGCCCATCCAGAGGGCCTGATCTCTTCATCACATCCAGTACTTATATTGCAGCATCTCAAAGCCTTTTACCCAAATCATGCCACTGGAGCCTCAAAGTGCCACACACTCCTCTGACCAGCTGGAAGTGTTATAAGGAACCCTAACGGTCCAGCACCACGACACCACACTGCTGCTGGTCCTGGGGAGGGGACATGTCTTCATGGGTTACTCCACCTGCCCCAGCACCAGGAGCAGGCTGGCACATAGGGAGGCCTCAGTAAGACCTCCACAGTGCCACCCTGACTCATTTACTCAGTAGGGGTGGGGCAGGGAGTTGGCCACCTGGTCTGGCATGGTTAGAGTGCCCATGAGAAGGAAGATAACCCAGACAGGCCCTCTTCACATTGTGCCCCTTGTCTTTACCTTCATGGAAGTGTTCAGCAGGCACAGGTATGGGGACACCATCCAGGTCCTCCTCCAGCCTCACCACTGCTATGTCATAGGGAGATGTCTCCTGGGTGGCAAACACCACGCATCCCCAGATCGCCACACTCCTGGGAGCAAAGGAAGCAAATGGCAGGCTAGCTTTCGAACCCTTCAGCACTAGAGAGAAAGCAAGGAGATGAGAGTGACAGTAAAAGTCATGGACTTGACCTTCAAAGATCTGGGTGTCAGCCTTGAAACCTACCAGTCATTCAGCTCTGAGCATATCACTTACCTAAGCATGCTTTACAAACTGTAGTGTACCTTTATGCAGTTTCCTGTGCTTCACCATGATAATGAGCACCTGACACCTAGCGTGCATGGGAGGCCTGGCCTGGTGTTGATGGTTGTAGATGTCATTTTATTTAACCCTCATAACCCTATGAACTAGGCACTGGTTATCAGCCCCATTTTAGATGGTGCAACTGAGGACCCTAGAGGACACCAAAGAACTTTTCTTCACTGCCTCACTGATACCTCCAACAATCCTGCCAGTTGGTGGGAAGGCATGATGTGTTTCTACTCTTCTTGGTCCTTATCTATATCCATGCTAGCACTTCCATAGCatactatgtgccaggctctggtCCAAGACTTTACATGTTAACTCATTTGGAGGCAGCTTAgacaagtgacttgcccaagctCACACAGTGCATCCTACTATAATCTGCAGGAGTATAGTTTCCAGCAGACCTGGTGTTTCCTTAGGAGCAAGATTGGAGCAGGAGAAGTTGGAAGCCAACCACAGGGCCATTCTCATTGTCAGTTTCCCCTATAAAGTCATGGCTGTCCTTTTGACCACCTGTGGGAACTCTATGGCAAAGCCAGGCTGGATAGCCAGACTAGGCTATCCTCCAGGATTCAGAAGAGAGACTGGAAAATCCCAGGCTGCAAGGCTGTGTTGAGCCACATAAGGGGAAGATCAGGCATTAACACCAAGCTGCTATACTGTTTAACCTTGGCCTTAAGCACCTGGGGCTGCAAAGGAAACAGAACATGCTAGGTAGAAATCCAAGCCAGGAAACCAAGGCCGCTGGTCCACTGCCACAGTAAGTGCAAGTAAAGGAGGGCAAGGGTGCTTTTCCCTGCAGAGGGGACAAATGACTCTATAAAGTCCCACCCTGGATGCCCATTGGAGCCACCCAAAGACTGTTTACAATACATCTATCTGCCTAAGTCCTAACCCCACAATCTAGAACCCTGCATCTGAAATTTTCATCCAGAAGGACGGCTCTGGCTAAACTCTAGGGGATAAACTGAGTAAGATTAGCAAGCCCGTCTCATTATCCCATGGCTGTCACCACCACCTGGAGCAGGGTAAGGAATTTCTGGAAAAGGACTTAGAGGGTTGTCTCCTTGCAGAGCTAGGAGACAGAGACGCTGCCTAGAAGGAATTCAGGCAGTGAGGGGGAAATAAAGATACCCAGTCCTGCATGCCCAGAGCCTCACAGATCCCAATTCCAGAGCTGCTTGGAGCTTGGCAGAAGATCCAGATTCCCTCACAGGGTTTCTGGATGTCAAGGATGAGGGGAGGGTTCCTGGTCTCTACCCACACTACAGGCCCAGAGGAGAAAGGCCTCCACAATCCTCAAGATGGAAGGCCTGGATCCACACATGAGATCGTGGAAGGGGACAGCCCGTGGGCCTTACTTGGgggtgatggagtgcaccaggacCTTGGCCGCCTCCCGAGGGGCCACATGCCGGCAGGTCACCACGAGATGGGGCGCCACGGCCACTCCGGAGCCCCAAACAGTGCCGCACTCCACCAGCATGGCCGCGGCTGCCCACGGAGGCCCAGGGACTTGCAGAAGCAGGTTCGGCGGGGTGCCCACCTCGGGCGGCAGGAGGGCGGCCAGGGCAGCAGAGTCGGGAGGCAGGCTGGCGAGAGCCATACGGGCAGCTTGGAGCAGCGGGGCGGCGGCGCAGAGTAGCGTGAGGCCCACCCACTCGCGGGCTTTCCAGCAGAGCGGTGCGGCCACCAGCGCCACCAGCGCCCCCGCGGGCCGCGCCGCGAACACGCCGCCTCCCTCGGTGCCCGGCAGGCAGCGCGCATCCGTGAGCAGCAGTGGGCCGGCGCTGTTGCTGAGCACGCCGCGGCTCAGCGTGTTGAGAAAGATGTCCGGGCAGAAGGCCCCGAATGGGGAGCCGCAGGCCAACAGGGGCGCGCCCTTAGGCACGGTCCCTAGAGGCGCCACGGCCACTGCCGGCCCGCGCTCCTCCTCGGCCTCCTGGCCCGGGTGCACACGCAGCAGCGCGAACCAGCCCAACGCTCTCAGctgatcctcctcctcctcttccgaAACCTCGTCGTCCGGTGCAGCACTTACAAAGTGCCAGTGCTCGGCTGCCTCGCCTCCGAAGAGGCGCACAAAGTGGGCCCGGAAGGCAGGGcagctcagcagcagcagcagctcggCCGGACGCGGGGGCTGCAGGGGCCGCCCGCGGGGACTGCTGGACGGGCCAGGCTCGAGACCAGCACACTGGGGCGTGCACAATCCCGGACGGCCCAGCTCCGCGCGACCCGCGGGACTCTCGGCCGTTGGGCCCCACTGCACGTGCAGGCGCAGGTCGTCGCTGCAAC
The sequence above is a segment of the Castor canadensis chromosome 7, mCasCan1.hap1v2, whole genome shotgun sequence genome. Coding sequences within it:
- the Tysnd1 gene encoding peroxisomal leader peptide-processing protease isoform X1, producing MGRQWGPSMRTAEQAGCVVSASRAGQPTAGSWSCSGVILSRSPGLVLCHGGIFTPFLRAGSGCLTAAATAFLPGDSCSDDLRLHVQWGPTAESPAGRAELGRPGLCTPQCAGLEPGPSSSPRGRPLQPPRPAELLLLLSCPAFRAHFVRLFGGEAAEHWHFVSAAPDDEVSEEEEEDQLRALGWFALLRVHPGQEAEEERGPAVAVAPLGTVPKGAPLLACGSPFGAFCPDIFLNTLSRGVLSNSAGPLLLTDARCLPGTEGGGVFAARPAGALVALVAAPLCWKAREWVGLTLLCAAAPLLQAARMALASLPPDSAALAALLPPEVGTPPNLLLQVPGPPWAAAAMLVECGTVWGSGVAVAPHLVVTCRHVAPREAAKVLVHSITPKSVAIWGCVVFATQETSPYDIAVVRLEEDLDGVPIPVPAEHFHEGEVVSVVGFGIFGQACGPSVTSGILSAVVQVDDTPVMLQTTCAVHSGSSGGPIFSTHSGDLLGIVTSNTRDNNTGATYPHLNFSIPITVLQPALQRYSQTGDLGGLHELDHATEPVRVVWRLQRPLPQAPRSKL
- the Tysnd1 gene encoding peroxisomal leader peptide-processing protease isoform X2, with translation MGRQWGPSMRTAEQAGCVVSASRAGQPTAGSWSCSGVILSRSPGLVLCHGGIFTPFLRAGSGCLTAAATAFLPGDSCSDDLRLHVQWGPTAESPAGRAELGRPGLCTPQCAGLEPGPSSSPRGRPLQPPRPAELLLLLSCPAFRAHFVRLFGGEAAEHWHFVSAAPDDEVSEEEEEDQLRALGWFALLRVHPGQEAEEERGPAVAVAPLGTVPKGAPLLACGSPFGAFCPDIFLNTLSRGVLSNSAGPLLLTDARCLPGTEGGGVFAARPAGALVALVAAPLCWKAREWVGLTLLCAAAPLLQAARMALASLPPDSAALAALLPPEVGTPPNLLLQVPGPPWAAAAMLVECGTVWGSGVAVAPHLVVTCRHVAPREAAKVLVHSITPKSVAIWGCVVFATQETSPYDIAVVRLEEDLDGVPIPVPAEHFHEGIVTSNTRDNNTGATYPHLNFSIPITVLQPALQRYSQTGDLGGLHELDHATEPVRVVWRLQRPLPQAPRSKL